The region TCATGGGTGAAAGCGCCTACAACCCAGACTTACCAAAAGTTATCGATGAATTAATGGCACAAGAAATTGCCGTTGAAGACCAAGGCGCAAAAGTCGTCTTTATCGACGAAATGGCGAACAAAGACGGTGAGCCTTCGGTATTTATCGTACAAAAATCTGGCGGTGGCTACTTATATGCCACTACCGACTTATCAGCCTGTCGCTACCGTAGCGGTGAGCTAAACGCAGATCGCATCATTATCTTTACCGATGCGCGCCAAGCCTTGCACTTTAAACAAGTGGAAATTGTTGCCCGCAAAGCCGGTTTCTTGCCTGAGCAAGTGGCTTACGATCACTGCCCATTCGGCATGATGATGGGTGACGATGGCAAACCATTTAAAACCCGTACTGGCGGTACGATTAAGCTAGCAGAACTTCTGGATGAAGCCGTTAGCCGTGCCACAGACTTGATCAAAGAGAAAAACCCAGAGATCAGCCCAGAGCAACTTGAAGAAGTGGCGCGTAAAGTCGGTATTGGCGCAGTAAAATTCGCTGATTTATCGAAAAACCGTACTAGCGATTACATCTTTAACTGGAAAACCATGCTGAGCTTTGAAGGGGCGACAGCGCCATACTTGCAATACGCTTACTCGCGTATCCAAAGTATTTTCCGCAAAGCGGGTGTTGATGCAGCAAGCTTAACAGAGCCAGCAACAATTGAAGCGCCACAAGAAAAAGCGCTGGCGTTGAAATTATTACAATTAGAAGAAGTATTAGACTCAGTCATTGCTGACTGTACGCCTAATTTATTGTGTAACTACCTTTACGAGTTAGCCAGCTTATACATGACCTTCTACGAAGCTTGCCCAATCCTAAAAGACGGCATTAGCGAAGCCACCAAAACCTCGCGCTTAGCGCTTTGCGCAAGTGTTGCGAATACGCTGGCGAAAGGTCTAGACATTTTGGGTATCGATGTTATGGAGCGCATGTAAGCTCGATAGTGTGAAACCTAAACACCTAATTCAATCCCCAAAAGGTTAGCTATCATGCTAACCTTTTGTTTATCTAGCCTTCATTAATTCTGATCAGCTCTTGTCTACTTTTACCGATAGCCAGTTTACTGACAGCCATTGCCATTTAGATTTTACCGAGCTAGCCGAGCAGCTTGATAACGTGTTAGCGACCTGCCAGCAGCGCAATATCAAGCGGATTATTGTTCCCAGCATTGGCCCGCAAAACTGGCAAAGCGTATTGTCGTTAACAACTAATACGACTGATGATGTAGCCGTTTATCCATGCCTTGGTATTCACCCTTGGTTTTTAGACGATTTACCAGCAGATGCAATATCACAGCTCGACCTTCTAGTGAATCAACACAAGCAATCATTAATTGCATTGGGGGAGATGGGCGTCGACGGCACGATT is a window of Thalassotalea euphylliae DNA encoding:
- the argS gene encoding arginine--tRNA ligase, translated to MNIKSLLSEKVLSAMVAAGLPADTNPAVSQSTKPQFGDYQANGVMGAAKKLKTNPRELATKVVEHLTPALADIADNIELAGPGFINIHLNNTWLASQLAASAADANLGVSQREEPQTVVVDYSAPNLAKEMHVGHLRSTIIGDAVVRALEFRGDKVIRQNHMGDWGTQFGMLLAHLSDKLAADEVAETALSDLEAFYREAKVRFDDEAGFADRAREYVVKLQGGDAECDKLWQQFIDISIAHSEEIYEKLNVTLKRSDIMGESAYNPDLPKVIDELMAQEIAVEDQGAKVVFIDEMANKDGEPSVFIVQKSGGGYLYATTDLSACRYRSGELNADRIIIFTDARQALHFKQVEIVARKAGFLPEQVAYDHCPFGMMMGDDGKPFKTRTGGTIKLAELLDEAVSRATDLIKEKNPEISPEQLEEVARKVGIGAVKFADLSKNRTSDYIFNWKTMLSFEGATAPYLQYAYSRIQSIFRKAGVDAASLTEPATIEAPQEKALALKLLQLEEVLDSVIADCTPNLLCNYLYELASLYMTFYEACPILKDGISEATKTSRLALCASVANTLAKGLDILGIDVMERM